One genomic segment of Vespa velutina chromosome 10, iVesVel2.1, whole genome shotgun sequence includes these proteins:
- the LOC124952448 gene encoding ATP synthase subunit gamma, mitochondrial — translation MFCNRISSLVRLAAKQQQEQQQRGMATLQAISIRLKSVKNIQKITQSMKMVSAAKYSRAERDLKQARPLGIGTKIFYDQAEISAPPEEPKKLVIAITSDRGLCGAVHTGVSRNIRDALLADSAERENTKIICVGEKSRAILSRLFAKNILFVASEVGRKPPTFNDASKIAVEIMNSGYTFGSGRIVYNQFKSVVSYNVEQLPLFDKNAVLNAPKLSVYDSLDDDVIQSYLEFSLASLLFYSMKEGACSEQSSRMTAMDNASKNAGEMIDKLTLTFNRTRQAVITRELIEIISGAAALD, via the exons ATGTTTTGCAATCGTATATCTTCATTAGTTCGTCTTGCTGCAAAACAGCAGCAAGAGCAACAACAACGAGGTATGGCAACACTTCAAGCCATCTCTATACGTCTTAaatctgtaaaaaatattcaaaaaatcaCACAATCCATGAAGATGGTTTCTGCTGCCAAATATAGTAGGGCAGAACGTGATTTAAAACAGGCTCGTCCACTTGGTATTGGCaccaaaatattttatgatcaaGCTGAGATTTCTGCACCACCTGAAGAACCAAAGAAGCTAGTTATAGCAATAACTAGTGATCGTGGTTTATGTGGTGCAGTTCATACTGGTGTTTCACGTAATATCAGAGATGCTTTATTAGCAGATTCTGCAGAACGAGAAAATACAAAGATTATTTGTGTTGGAGAAAAATCACGTGCAATTTTATCACGTTTATTTgctaagaatatattatttgttgcATCTGAAGTAGGCCGTAAGCCACCTACTTTTAATGATGCATCAAAAATTGCTGTAGAAATCATGAACAGTGG ttATACTTTTGGTTCTGGCCGCATTGTATACAACCAATTCAAATCTGTGGTATCCTATAATGTTGAACAACTGcctttatttgataaaaatgcaGTATTAAATGCTCCCAAGTTAAGTGTTTATGATTCACTTGATGATGATGTTATACAAAGTTATTTAGAATTCTCATTAGCATCCTTATTATTCTATTCAATGAAAGAAGGAGCTTGCAGCGAACAATCCAGTCGTATGACTGCCATGGACAATGCCAGTAAAAATGCAGGAGAAATGATTGATAAGCTTACTCTCACATTTAATCGTACACGACAAGCTGTAATTACTAGAGAActgattgaaattatttctggTGCTGCTGCATTGGATTAA
- the LOC124952447 gene encoding WD repeat domain phosphoinositide-interacting protein 4-like produces MVGKRGILGLRFNQDQGCFTCCMESGLRIYNVEPLVEKAHFEQDLMGSIAIGEMLWRTNVIAIVGGGTRPRYAENTVLIYDDLSKKFVMEITFTSPIKAVRLRRDKMIVALQKEIHVFSFPTPTRRLLTLETRDNPKGLVEVATLATAQKQLLAFPGHKLGSVQLIDLGATEAGSSSAPATLAAHQGALACIAVNGSGTMVATASAQGTLVRVWDSLRRHLLVELRRGADPATLYCITFSRDSEFLCVSSDKGTVHIFALKDTHLNRRSTFSKMGFLGNYVESQWALATFTVPPECACVCAFGRRSSVIAICMDGTFHKYVFTADGNCNREAFDVFLDVCDDDF; encoded by the exons atggtaGGAAAAAGAGGTATTCTTGGCTTACGATTTAATCAAGATCAAG GATGTTTTACATGTTGTATGGAATCTggtttaagaatatataatgtagAACCTTTAGTCGAAAAAGCTCACTTTGAACAGGATCTTATGGGTAGCATTGCAATTGGAGAAATGCTTTGGAGAACAAATGTTATTGCTATAGTGGGTGGAGGTACACGTCCAAGATATGCAGAAAATACTGTTCTTATTTATGATGACCTTTCTAAAAAGTTTGTAATGGAAATTACTTTTACTAGTCCAATTAAAGCTGTTAGATTACGTAGAGACAA aATGATAGTGGCTCTTCAAAAAGAGATACATGTCTTTTCATTTCCTACTCCCACAAGAAGATTATTAACATTGGAAACAAGAGATAATCCTAAAGGATTAGTAGAAGTAGCTACTCTAGCAACAGCACAAAAGCAATTATTGGCTTTTCCTGGTCACAAACTTGGTAGTGTACAGTTGATAGATTTAGGTGCTACAGAAGCAGGAAGTTCTAGTGCTCCTGCCACACTTGCAGCACATCag gGTGCATTGGCTTGTATCGCTGTTAATGGAAGTGGAACAATGGTTGCAACTGCTTCTGCTCAGGGTACATTAGTTAGAGTATGGGATTCTTTACGTAGACATTTACTTGTTGAGTTAAGAAGAGGTGCGGATCCTGCTACACTATATTG TATAACATTTAGTAGAGATTCAGAATTCCTCTGTGTATCAAGTGACAAGGGAACTGTACATATATTTGCTTTAAAAGATACTCATCTGAACAGAAGATCTAC TTTTTCAAAGATGGGATTTCTGGGAAATTATGTTGAAAGTCAGTGGGCATTGGCTACATTTACAGTACCACCAGAATGTGCTTGTGTTTGTGCATTTGGTAGAAGAAGTTCTGTGATAG CTATATGTATGGATGGAACATTTCACAAGTATGTGTTCACTGCAGATGGTAATTGTAACCGTGAAGCATTCGATGTCTTCCTTGATGTATGCGATGATgatttttaa
- the LOC124952451 gene encoding uncharacterized protein LOC124952451 — MSNNITNSVISGYCYQLQLKYRITSVTFRSLRHNMARFKGWRYGIFVGSFVGVIGLYLYSILIHPMMNINHYKAIREHAKTQLPRDKVI, encoded by the exons ATGTCTAACAACATAACAAATAGTGTAATTTCCGGTTATTGTTACCAACTACAATTAAAGTATCGGATAACTTCAGTGACATTCAGGAGTTTAAg gCATAATATGGCTCGTTTTAAAGGTTGGAGATATGGAATTTTTGTGGGAAGTTTTGTAGGAGTGATTGgattatatctttattctatattaattcACCCTATGatgaatattaatcattaca aggCAATAAGAGAACATGCCAAAACACAACTTCCTCGTGATAAAGTCatttaa